From one Luteipulveratus mongoliensis genomic stretch:
- the leuC gene encoding 3-isopropylmalate dehydratase large subunit: MPRTLAEKVWDEHVVRRVAGEPDLLYIDLHLLHEVTSPQAFDGLRHAGRGVRRVDQTVATEDHNVPTTPGPITDPVSRTQVETLRKNCAEFGVRLFPMGDAEQGIVHIIGPQLGLTQPGMTIVCGDSHTSTHGAFGALAFGIGTSEVEHVLATQTLPLKPFRTMAINVEGDLPAGVTAKDIILAVIAEIGTGGGQGYVLEYRGSAIEQLSMEARMTVCNMSIEAGARAGMIAPDDTTFDYLEGRPHAPSGDDWDAAVEAWRSLRTDEGAEFDHEVHIDAAQLAPFVTWGTNPGQGLPLSASVPDPESFGDEGDKASAERALTYMGLEAGTPLREISVDTVFLGSCTNGRIEDLRAAADVIKGRQVAQGVRMLVVPGSARVRLQAESEGLDQVFSDAGAEWRLAGCSMCLGMNPDQLVPGERCASTSNRNFEGRQGKGGRTHLVSPLVAAATAVRGTLSSPSDL; this comes from the coding sequence TTGCCACGGACGCTGGCCGAGAAGGTCTGGGACGAGCACGTCGTACGACGCGTCGCGGGAGAGCCGGACCTCCTCTATATCGATCTCCATCTCCTGCACGAAGTGACCAGTCCGCAGGCCTTCGACGGTCTGCGGCACGCCGGCCGGGGTGTACGGCGCGTGGATCAGACGGTGGCCACCGAGGACCACAACGTGCCGACGACGCCCGGGCCGATCACCGACCCGGTCAGCCGCACCCAGGTCGAGACGCTGCGCAAGAACTGCGCGGAGTTCGGCGTCCGGCTGTTTCCGATGGGTGATGCGGAGCAGGGGATCGTGCACATCATCGGTCCGCAGCTCGGGCTGACCCAGCCGGGCATGACCATCGTCTGCGGCGACAGCCACACCTCGACCCATGGTGCGTTCGGCGCTCTCGCTTTCGGCATCGGCACCAGCGAGGTCGAGCACGTGCTCGCGACGCAGACCCTGCCGCTCAAGCCGTTCCGCACGATGGCGATCAATGTCGAGGGCGACCTGCCGGCAGGGGTCACGGCCAAGGACATCATCCTCGCGGTCATCGCCGAGATCGGCACCGGCGGCGGGCAGGGCTACGTGCTCGAATATCGCGGCAGCGCCATCGAGCAGCTGTCGATGGAAGCCCGGATGACCGTCTGCAACATGTCGATCGAGGCGGGTGCCCGAGCGGGCATGATCGCGCCGGACGACACCACGTTCGACTACCTCGAGGGCCGCCCGCACGCGCCGTCCGGTGACGACTGGGACGCTGCGGTCGAGGCCTGGCGGTCGCTGCGCACCGACGAGGGCGCGGAGTTCGACCACGAGGTCCACATCGACGCCGCGCAGCTCGCACCGTTCGTCACGTGGGGCACCAATCCCGGTCAGGGGCTGCCACTCTCGGCGTCCGTGCCAGACCCGGAGTCGTTCGGTGACGAGGGCGACAAGGCCTCCGCGGAGCGGGCGCTCACCTACATGGGCCTCGAGGCCGGCACGCCACTACGCGAGATCAGCGTGGACACCGTCTTCCTCGGCTCCTGCACCAACGGTCGGATCGAGGACCTGCGCGCAGCGGCGGACGTCATCAAGGGACGCCAGGTTGCCCAGGGCGTACGGATGCTGGTCGTGCCTGGCTCCGCGCGAGTTCGGCTCCAGGCCGAGAGCGAAGGGCTGGACCAGGTCTTCTCCGACGCCGGCGCCGAGTGGCGGCTAGCGGGTTGCTCGATGTGCCTGGGCATGAACCCCGACCAGCTCGTGCCAGGGGAGCGGTGCGCGTCGACGTCCAACCGCAACTTCGAGGGCCGGCAGGGCAAGGGCGGGCGTACGCACCTCGTGAGCCCGCTCGTGGCCGCGGCCACCGCGGTGCGCGGCACGCTGTCGAGCCCCTCCGACCTCTGA
- the gltX gene encoding glutamate--tRNA ligase translates to MSTEDSRPVRLRIAPSPTGDPHVGTAYMSMFDLAFARQQGGQFILRIEDTDRARLVEGSEQQVYDTLSWIGLGHDEGPDVGGPYAPYKQSERLDTYKPYVDRLLDEGKAYYCWCSSERLKEMRDKQQALKQPTGYDRLCYGKTQEERAALPGYSDKPVVRMHVPDDVDLFWDDLIMGRTSAPRPDDQVILKADGFPTYHLAVVVDDHEMAITHVVRGQEWMSSTPKHRLLYSWLDLPMPKFAHMPLLRDEKKAKISKRKNPWARLTWFKEQGYLPEALLNFLALQGYPPVIEADGTEREVFSFEEFTQRFEWSKVNKAGAIFNLDKLSWLNGHYIRELEVGDLASRLLPFLYADGVLPEQPSLPQLGRLQLVTEQIQTRINLLTEATPLVKPFYVDDADLEIADDARAGLKDGAKEVLDAAIKALEPISGTIGKPDGTGVEWTHDRIEAALREAIVDGMGIKPRLAFGPLRTAVSGQKISPPLFESMEILGKASVIKRLERLRDSL, encoded by the coding sequence ATGAGCACCGAAGACTCGCGCCCTGTCCGCCTCCGCATCGCCCCGTCACCCACTGGTGACCCGCACGTCGGAACCGCCTACATGTCGATGTTCGACCTGGCGTTCGCCCGACAGCAGGGCGGCCAGTTCATCCTCCGCATCGAGGACACCGACCGGGCGCGACTGGTCGAGGGCAGCGAGCAGCAGGTCTACGACACCCTCTCCTGGATCGGCCTCGGCCACGACGAAGGCCCTGACGTTGGCGGGCCCTACGCGCCTTACAAGCAGTCTGAGCGCCTCGACACCTACAAGCCGTACGTCGACCGGTTGCTGGACGAGGGCAAGGCCTACTACTGCTGGTGCTCCAGCGAGCGGCTCAAGGAGATGCGCGACAAGCAGCAGGCGCTCAAGCAGCCGACCGGCTACGACCGCCTCTGCTACGGCAAGACCCAGGAGGAGCGCGCGGCGCTGCCGGGCTACTCCGACAAGCCGGTCGTCCGCATGCACGTCCCGGACGACGTCGACCTCTTCTGGGACGACCTGATCATGGGCCGCACCAGCGCGCCGCGGCCGGACGACCAGGTGATCCTGAAGGCTGACGGGTTCCCGACCTACCACCTGGCTGTCGTGGTGGACGACCACGAGATGGCCATCACGCACGTCGTGCGCGGCCAGGAGTGGATGTCCAGCACACCCAAGCACCGGCTGCTTTACAGCTGGCTTGACCTGCCCATGCCGAAGTTCGCGCACATGCCGCTGCTGCGCGATGAGAAGAAGGCCAAGATCTCCAAGCGCAAGAACCCGTGGGCTCGCCTCACGTGGTTCAAGGAGCAGGGCTACCTGCCCGAGGCGCTGCTGAACTTCCTTGCGCTGCAGGGCTATCCGCCGGTCATCGAGGCGGACGGCACCGAGCGCGAGGTGTTCTCGTTCGAGGAGTTCACCCAGCGCTTCGAGTGGTCCAAGGTCAACAAGGCCGGTGCGATCTTCAACCTCGACAAGCTCAGCTGGCTCAACGGCCACTACATCCGTGAGCTCGAGGTCGGCGACCTGGCGAGCCGGTTGCTGCCCTTCCTGTACGCCGACGGTGTGCTGCCCGAGCAGCCGAGCCTTCCGCAGCTCGGCCGTCTCCAGCTGGTCACCGAGCAGATCCAGACCCGCATCAACCTGCTCACCGAGGCGACGCCGCTGGTCAAGCCGTTCTACGTCGACGACGCCGACCTGGAGATCGCCGACGACGCACGCGCGGGCCTCAAGGACGGCGCCAAGGAGGTCCTCGACGCGGCCATCAAGGCGCTCGAGCCGATCTCGGGCACCATCGGCAAGCCGGACGGCACCGGCGTCGAGTGGACGCACGATCGCATCGAGGCCGCGCTGCGCGAGGCGATCGTCGACGGCATGGGCATCAAGCCCCGCCTGGCCTTCGGGCCGCTGCGCACGGCGGTCTCGGGGCAGAAGATCTCGCCTCCGCTGTTCGAGTCGATGGAGATCCTCGGCAAGGCTTCGGTGATCAAGCGGCTGGAGCGGCTGCGCGATTCGCTGTGA
- a CDS encoding lysophospholipid acyltransferase family protein, producing MQRPAMREDITPLYRGIIASVRPLLQQVTLRDWGGAEHIPQTGGFVVAANHISNFDHFPLAHYLVDHGRAPHFLAKSSLFKPPGVKQIMSGTGQIPVFRGTHQASEALSAATDAIRGGACVCVYPEGTITREAGYWPMTGKSGAARIALETGCPLVPLAIWGTEKILPPYVGKFVPKVLPRKPVAVRVGPPVSLDDLQGEPITAAVLNQATDRLMDAITVLLEEIRGEQAPAHRFDPRTDTPARSKKTRGKKRA from the coding sequence GTGCAACGCCCGGCCATGCGTGAGGACATCACTCCTCTTTATCGCGGCATCATCGCCAGTGTCCGTCCGTTGCTGCAGCAGGTGACGCTGCGTGACTGGGGTGGGGCGGAGCACATCCCTCAGACGGGCGGGTTCGTGGTCGCGGCCAACCACATCTCCAACTTCGACCACTTCCCGCTGGCGCACTACCTCGTCGATCACGGACGAGCGCCGCACTTCCTCGCCAAGAGCTCGCTGTTCAAGCCGCCGGGCGTGAAGCAGATCATGTCGGGCACCGGCCAGATCCCCGTCTTCCGCGGCACCCATCAGGCCTCCGAGGCGCTGTCGGCCGCGACGGACGCCATCCGCGGCGGCGCGTGTGTCTGCGTCTATCCCGAGGGCACGATCACGCGGGAGGCCGGCTACTGGCCGATGACCGGCAAGTCCGGCGCGGCACGCATCGCGCTCGAGACCGGCTGCCCGTTGGTGCCGCTCGCGATCTGGGGCACGGAGAAGATCCTCCCGCCTTACGTCGGCAAGTTCGTCCCGAAGGTGTTGCCGCGCAAGCCTGTTGCCGTACGCGTGGGGCCGCCGGTCTCGCTGGACGACCTCCAGGGCGAACCGATCACCGCAGCTGTCCTCAACCAGGCCACCGATCGGCTCATGGACGCGATCACGGTGCTGCTGGAGGAGATTCGCGGCGAGCAGGCACCGGCACACCGGTTCGACCCACGCA
- a CDS encoding MerR family transcriptional regulator, whose translation MRMSELSARTDVPIATLKFYLREGVLHAGEPLNRTQARYDDSHVERVRLVRALTDSGGLSMAGALSVIETLEHPPPLRHDLLGAAQHALTGEAGESASPEAQQRVSRWLEQRGWQVPPTDPLLGRLAEQLDAAASAGIEVPDERLDRYADGMEIVAGADVDSVPTEDADALRYVVVATVMVDPVLLTLRRLAQQDRSARSGPGGGV comes from the coding sequence ATGCGCATGTCAGAGCTGTCCGCCCGGACCGACGTCCCGATCGCGACGTTGAAGTTCTACCTTCGCGAGGGCGTACTGCACGCCGGCGAACCCCTCAACCGCACGCAGGCGAGGTACGACGACTCACACGTCGAGCGCGTACGTCTCGTCCGCGCGCTGACGGACTCAGGCGGGCTCTCCATGGCCGGGGCGCTGTCGGTCATCGAGACCCTGGAGCACCCTCCACCTCTGCGTCACGACCTCCTCGGCGCCGCTCAGCACGCGCTGACCGGTGAGGCCGGCGAGTCCGCCAGTCCTGAAGCGCAGCAACGTGTTTCGCGATGGCTTGAGCAGCGGGGCTGGCAGGTCCCGCCGACGGACCCACTGCTGGGGCGACTGGCCGAACAGCTGGACGCGGCCGCCTCCGCCGGCATCGAGGTCCCCGACGAACGGCTGGACCGCTATGCCGACGGCATGGAGATCGTGGCCGGCGCCGATGTGGACTCGGTGCCGACCGAGGACGCGGACGCGCTGCGTTACGTGGTGGTCGCCACCGTCATGGTCGACCCGGTTCTGCTGACCTTGCGCCGCCTCGCCCAGCAGGACCGCAGCGCGCGCTCAGGACCGGGCGGGGGCGTCTAA
- the leuD gene encoding 3-isopropylmalate dehydratase small subunit, with product MDQFTTHTGVGVPLRRGNVDTDQIIPAVYLKRVTRTGFEDGLFSAWRGDESFVLNNPVYARGSVLVAGPDFGTGSSREHAVWALMDYGFRVVISSRFADIFRGNSGKAGLLTAQVRQDDVELLWKLLENHPGLEITVDLQERTIVAGELVIPFEVDEYTRWRLLEGLDDISLTLRHDELIKEFESRRPTWKPSVHEPV from the coding sequence ATGGACCAGTTCACGACTCACACCGGCGTCGGCGTCCCGCTGCGGCGAGGCAATGTCGACACCGACCAGATCATCCCTGCCGTCTACCTCAAGCGCGTCACTCGCACGGGATTCGAGGACGGGCTGTTCTCCGCCTGGAGAGGCGATGAGTCCTTCGTCCTCAATAACCCGGTGTACGCCAGGGGCTCGGTGCTCGTCGCAGGTCCCGACTTCGGCACGGGCTCCTCGCGTGAGCACGCTGTCTGGGCGTTGATGGACTACGGCTTCCGCGTGGTCATTTCGTCGCGCTTCGCCGACATCTTCCGAGGCAACTCGGGCAAGGCTGGGCTGCTGACGGCGCAGGTTCGCCAGGACGACGTCGAGCTCCTCTGGAAGCTGCTGGAGAACCACCCGGGTCTGGAGATCACGGTCGACCTCCAGGAGCGCACGATCGTGGCCGGCGAGTTGGTCATCCCCTTCGAGGTGGACGAGTACACCCGCTGGCGGCTGCTCGAAGGTCTCGACGACATCAGCCTTACCTTGCGACACGACGAGCTCATCAAAGAATTCGAATCTCGCCGTCCGACATGGAAACCGTCGGTTCACGAACCCGTTTGA
- a CDS encoding cold-shock protein: protein MQATVHTFDADEGSGSVLMDNGRALDFTRAAFQASGLRHLRLGQRVSVEVGAQGVTRLWITGVGPGQRIR from the coding sequence ATGCAGGCGACAGTGCACACGTTCGACGCTGACGAGGGCTCGGGTTCGGTGCTGATGGACAACGGACGCGCCCTGGACTTCACGCGGGCGGCCTTCCAGGCCAGCGGCCTTCGGCACCTGAGACTCGGTCAGCGGGTCAGTGTCGAGGTCGGCGCGCAGGGCGTGACCCGGCTGTGGATAACCGGGGTCGGCCCCGGTCAGCGGATCCGCTGA
- a CDS encoding DUF3995 domain-containing protein, translating to MPNTVSSQPSSDALQRADRAARLAVPAVLGAIGALHLSWAAGSTWPKSTAAELGEVVISSGSLPPAGACIVVGVGLIGAAGVVAALRPSSSRRLRAAGGVLGGVLAARGVGFEAMHLVAGLPDTFSRLDAAYYSPLCIGLAAGVGVRLLATRRRTPALTAVDARPHAA from the coding sequence GTGCCGAACACCGTCAGCAGCCAGCCGAGCAGCGACGCACTTCAGCGCGCGGACCGCGCGGCCCGCCTCGCCGTACCGGCGGTCCTCGGGGCCATCGGCGCGCTCCACCTCAGCTGGGCGGCTGGCAGCACCTGGCCGAAGAGCACGGCGGCCGAGCTCGGCGAGGTCGTCATCAGCAGCGGCTCGTTGCCGCCGGCGGGCGCCTGCATCGTTGTTGGTGTCGGCCTGATCGGCGCGGCCGGAGTTGTCGCTGCCCTTCGGCCGAGCTCGTCACGGCGGCTGCGTGCCGCGGGAGGGGTCCTCGGTGGCGTCCTGGCCGCGCGAGGGGTCGGGTTCGAGGCGATGCACCTCGTCGCCGGTCTCCCGGACACCTTCAGCCGCCTCGACGCGGCCTACTACTCGCCCTTGTGCATCGGTCTGGCTGCGGGCGTGGGCGTACGACTCCTGGCGACACGGCGTCGTACGCCTGCGCTCACCGCCGTGGACGCGCGTCCCCACGCGGCCTGA
- the cofC gene encoding 2-phospho-L-lactate guanylyltransferase: MSTPVTSTWHIIVPIKSRFRAKSRLQPPSGIARPDLAFALAMDTLSVVLEVIRADRVIVVTEDDKITAEMAERDITVVPDPGRGLNGAVRVGLDEALRREPTLPTAVLLGDLPTLKADELYAGLRACAATESALVPDHDGSGTVLLTHHDPAALAPRFGRGSAARHARRCTVLELDLPTLRHDVDDIESLEAAVEMGIGPWSSGVLGSPTPQSA; this comes from the coding sequence GTGAGCACACCTGTCACGTCGACCTGGCACATCATCGTCCCGATCAAGAGCCGGTTCCGAGCCAAGTCCCGTCTGCAGCCCCCATCGGGCATCGCCCGACCCGATCTGGCCTTCGCGCTCGCCATGGACACCCTGTCGGTCGTGCTCGAGGTGATCCGCGCCGACCGCGTCATCGTGGTGACCGAGGACGACAAGATCACGGCCGAGATGGCCGAGCGTGACATCACGGTGGTTCCTGATCCGGGCCGTGGCCTCAACGGCGCAGTCCGCGTCGGGCTCGATGAGGCCCTGCGGCGCGAACCCACGCTCCCGACCGCCGTACTCCTCGGCGATCTCCCGACGCTCAAGGCCGATGAGCTGTACGCCGGTCTGCGGGCCTGCGCGGCCACCGAGAGTGCGCTCGTCCCCGACCACGACGGCTCCGGCACCGTCCTGCTGACCCACCACGACCCGGCAGCGCTCGCGCCCCGGTTCGGTCGTGGCTCCGCCGCACGCCATGCGCGTCGGTGCACGGTCCTCGAGCTCGACCTGCCCACCCTGCGCCACGACGTGGACGACATCGAGTCGCTCGAGGCGGCAGTCGAGATGGGCATCGGTCCTTGGTCCAGCGGAGTCCTCGGCTCCCCGACGCCGCAGTCGGCCTGA
- a CDS encoding IclR family transcriptional regulator: MDKSSGVGVLDKAAVVLSALEAGPSTLAQLVSSTGLARPTAHRLAVALEHHRLVARDTQGRFVLGPRLVELASAAGEDRLLAAAGPVLGALRDHTNESAQLFRRQGDQRICVAAADRPVGLRDSIPVGATLSMQAGSAAQILLAWEEPERLHKGLQGAKFTATMLSAVRRRGWAQSVGEREQGVASVSAPVRSPSGRVIAAVSISGPIERVSRQPGRLHAATVIAGANKLTEVLARAAAQQAQRGESA, encoded by the coding sequence ATGGACAAGTCAAGCGGCGTCGGAGTTCTCGACAAGGCGGCGGTCGTGCTCTCTGCCCTGGAGGCCGGCCCCTCGACCCTTGCTCAGCTCGTGTCTTCCACCGGTCTGGCCCGCCCCACGGCCCACCGACTGGCAGTCGCACTCGAGCACCACCGGCTGGTGGCGCGCGACACCCAGGGACGATTCGTCCTCGGCCCACGCCTCGTCGAGCTCGCCTCGGCCGCAGGTGAGGACCGCCTCCTGGCCGCAGCCGGGCCCGTGCTCGGCGCGCTGCGCGACCACACCAACGAGAGCGCTCAGCTCTTCCGGCGTCAGGGTGACCAGCGCATCTGTGTCGCTGCCGCCGACCGCCCGGTCGGCCTACGCGACTCGATCCCGGTCGGCGCGACGCTGTCGATGCAGGCCGGCTCGGCCGCTCAGATCCTGCTCGCCTGGGAGGAGCCCGAGCGGCTCCACAAGGGCCTGCAGGGCGCGAAGTTCACGGCAACCATGCTGTCGGCCGTCCGTCGTCGCGGCTGGGCGCAGAGCGTCGGCGAGCGCGAGCAGGGTGTGGCCTCGGTGTCCGCTCCCGTGCGCAGCCCGTCCGGCCGCGTCATCGCCGCCGTCTCGATCTCGGGACCCATCGAGCGGGTCTCCCGCCAGCCGGGCCGCCTGCACGCCGCGACGGTGATCGCCGGCGCCAACAAGCTCACCGAGGTGCTGGCTCGCGCCGCGGCCCAGCAGGCCCAGCGCGGCGAGTCCGCCTAG
- a CDS encoding DUF4188 domain-containing protein, producing the protein MVERQTHSHEGEIAVFLLGMTINRPWRPDHWLPAFRAMPAMLGELYTNKAQSEGGEEEWLGFMGARSLFGARGPTVIQYWRSTDDIYRYAGMTDRVHRPAWLEFYRQAKAHPDSVGVWHETYAVPADGHESIYYATPSMGLGAVTSLVPVRRRGDTARERLGSEVRATTA; encoded by the coding sequence ATGGTCGAGCGACAGACCCACAGTCATGAGGGTGAGATCGCGGTGTTCCTGCTCGGGATGACGATCAACCGCCCGTGGCGACCCGATCACTGGCTGCCGGCCTTCCGCGCGATGCCGGCCATGCTGGGCGAGCTCTACACCAACAAGGCGCAATCCGAGGGCGGCGAGGAGGAGTGGCTCGGCTTCATGGGCGCGCGGTCGTTGTTCGGTGCCCGCGGGCCGACCGTCATCCAGTACTGGCGCAGCACGGATGACATCTACCGCTATGCCGGTATGACCGATCGCGTCCATCGTCCGGCGTGGCTGGAGTTCTACCGCCAGGCGAAGGCGCACCCGGACTCGGTCGGGGTCTGGCACGAGACCTACGCGGTGCCGGCCGATGGGCACGAGTCGATCTACTACGCGACACCATCCATGGGACTTGGTGCTGTCACCTCGCTCGTGCCGGTCCGACGTCGCGGCGACACCGCGCGCGAGCGACTCGGCTCAGAGGTGCGAGCGACGACCGCCTAG
- a CDS encoding HAD family hydrolase — MTPRWTGLLLDIDDTLLDTTRAMITAGTTAMKAVWPQQPDDWCVRASERFRADPGGYFARFTRGDLAFDDMRAARLAEVASAYNLPVPDAAHATYEAAFRPAFNAAQHVYDDVQPLLRRCAQREVVVGAVTNSSESATADKLAVTGLGEQLVTVVTRDTLGFGKPDPRIFAYACQQLGLSTDQVLFVGDELAADVVGAQDAGLTAYWLRRPADVVSRHAPDRAAGPSEARVISSLNEIELS; from the coding sequence GTGACACCGCGGTGGACGGGCCTGCTGCTCGATATCGACGACACGCTCCTGGACACCACCCGGGCGATGATCACGGCAGGCACCACCGCCATGAAGGCTGTCTGGCCGCAGCAGCCCGACGACTGGTGCGTGCGAGCGTCCGAGCGGTTTCGGGCCGACCCCGGCGGCTACTTCGCGCGGTTCACGAGGGGCGACCTGGCCTTCGATGACATGCGTGCCGCGCGGCTCGCCGAGGTCGCGTCGGCGTACAACCTGCCGGTGCCCGACGCCGCTCACGCGACGTACGAAGCGGCCTTTCGGCCGGCCTTCAACGCCGCCCAGCACGTGTACGACGATGTGCAGCCCCTGCTGCGGCGCTGCGCGCAGCGAGAGGTCGTGGTGGGTGCCGTCACCAACTCCTCGGAGTCGGCCACTGCGGACAAGCTGGCCGTGACCGGCCTGGGGGAGCAGCTCGTGACGGTCGTCACGCGGGACACCCTGGGTTTCGGGAAGCCCGACCCTCGGATCTTCGCGTACGCCTGCCAGCAGCTCGGTCTGTCGACGGACCAGGTGCTGTTCGTCGGCGACGAGCTGGCTGCCGATGTGGTCGGTGCACAGGACGCGGGACTCACGGCGTACTGGCTGAGGCGGCCGGCGGACGTCGTCTCCCGACACGCTCCGGACCGCGCTGCGGGGCCGTCCGAGGCCCGAGTCATCAGCAGTCTCAACGAGATCGAGCTCTCGTAG
- a CDS encoding HU family DNA-binding protein, translated as MNKAELIANLEGRLGSKKAASDALEAVLDVIIREVAKGNKVGITGFGTFEKIGRAARTGRNPRTGQSVRIRKTAIPKFKPGTAFKSVVADPRALPKTGNAGGRASTALAAPVKATAKKVAKAAAKKTTAKKATAKKAPAKAAATKAVAKKAPAKKAPAKAAATKTVAKKAPAKAAATKAVAKKAPAKKAPAKKAAVKKAPATKVAAKKTVAKKAPAKKAAVKKAPAKKAPAKRAAKR; from the coding sequence GTGAACAAGGCAGAGCTCATCGCGAACCTTGAGGGCCGTCTGGGCAGCAAGAAGGCTGCTAGTGACGCACTTGAGGCCGTCCTGGACGTCATCATCCGAGAGGTGGCGAAGGGCAACAAGGTCGGCATCACCGGCTTCGGGACCTTCGAGAAGATCGGCCGTGCCGCGCGCACCGGCCGAAACCCGCGTACCGGTCAGTCGGTTCGCATCCGCAAGACCGCCATTCCCAAGTTCAAGCCGGGTACGGCGTTCAAGTCGGTCGTCGCCGACCCCCGCGCGCTCCCGAAGACCGGCAACGCCGGTGGCCGCGCGTCCACTGCCTTGGCGGCGCCGGTGAAGGCGACCGCGAAGAAGGTCGCCAAGGCTGCTGCGAAGAAGACGACGGCCAAGAAGGCCACGGCGAAGAAGGCTCCCGCGAAGGCTGCGGCGACCAAGGCCGTCGCCAAGAAGGCTCCCGCGAAGAAGGCGCCCGCGAAGGCTGCGGCGACCAAGACCGTGGCCAAGAAGGCTCCCGCGAAGGCTGCGGCGACCAAGGCCGTCGCCAAGAAGGCTCCCGCGAAGAAGGCTCCGGCCAAGAAGGCCGCCGTCAAGAAGGCTCCGGCCACCAAGGTCGCTGCCAAGAAGACGGTCGCCAAGAAGGCGCCCGCCAAGAAGGCCGCCGTCAAGAAGGCTCCGGCCAAGAAGGCACCCGCGAAGCGCGCCGCCAAGCGCTGA